AATGTGCAAAAACTATCAAGTGCAAACATTGCAAGCTAGGGGTACgataaagaaacacaattgttggattaaaacattacaactatatatatacaaatatgtgcaaaacaaaaaggtgtgaaaactaacatgtgcctacatggaaagttggggtgcgacaaagaaacacaattgttggatcaaaacgttgcaacttttgagatcattaacaaagggtgagatcattaataatactcaaagaacaaaaactcttttcaaattccataaaaatttgtatatacataaaaacaaaaaagtgtgaaaacaaagaagtgtgaaacaaaaaggtatgaaaactaacaattgcaaacattgaaagctaggggtacgagaataaacttaatttttggatcaaaacattgcaactttatataaacaaagttataaacaaagaggtgtaaaacaaaaatttgtgaaaactaacggtgccaacatggaaagctgggggtgcgataaagaaacataatttttggatcaaaactttgcaaattttgagatcattaacaaagggtgagatcattaataatactcaaagaacaattttttttctttcaaagtccataaaattctgtatatatataaaaacaaaaaagtgtgaaaacaaagaggtgtgaaacaaaaagatgtgaaacaaaaagatgtgaatactaacaagtgcgaaaactaacaagtacaaACATTGAAAGGTAGGGGTATGACgtagaaacacaattgttggattaaaacattgcaactttatataaacaaaaaggtgtaaaacaaaaaggtgtaaaacaaaaaggtgtgaataagctaacgggtgccaacatggaaaactggggatgcgacgaagaaacacaattgttggatcgaaactttgcaacttttgagatcattaacaaaaggtgagataattaataatactctaagaataaaaactcttttcaaattccataaagatatgtatatataaaaacaaagatgtgTGAAGACAAATAGGtgagaaacaaaaagttgtgaaacaaaaagatgcgaaaactaacaagtgcaaacattgaaaggtaAGGGTATGACAAagtaacacaattgttggatcaaaacattgcaactttatataaaaaagatgtgtaaaacaaaaaagtgtgaaaactaacgggtgccaacatgaaaACTTGGGGGtgcgatgaagaaacacaattgttggatccaaactttgcaaattttgagatcattaacaaagggtgagatcaatAATGAtattcaaagaacaaaattgttggatcacAACTTTACAAATTTTGAGATTATTAACAAAGGATGAGATCATTAATGATACTCAAAgagcaaaaacttttttcaaagtccataaaaatctgtatatatataaagacaaaaatgtgtgaaaacaaagaggtgtgaaacaaaaaggtgtgaaacaaaaaggtgaaaaaactaacaagtgcaaatatTTCAAGCTAGGGTTAcgacgaagaaaaaaaattgttggatcaaaacattacaactatatataaacaaataggtgcaaaacaaaaagatgtgaaaactAACTGGTGCCTACAAGGAAAGTTTgggtgcgacaaagaaacacaattgttggatcaaaactttgcaacttttgagatcattaacaaagggtgagatcattaataatactcaaagaacaaaaactcttttcaaattccataaaaatttgtatatacataaaaacaaaaaggtgtgaaaacaaagaagtgtgaaacaaaaaggtgtgaaactaacaagtgcaaatactgaaagctaggggtacgagaagaaacccaatttttggatcaaaacattgcaactttatataaacaaagtaataaacaaagaggtgtaaaacaaaaatttgtgaaaactaacggtgccaacatggaaagctgggggtgcgacaaagaaacataatttttggatcaaaactttgcatattttgaaatcattaacaaatggtgagatcattaataatactcaaagaacaaatttttttctttcaaagtccataaaattctgtatatatataaaacaaaaaagtgtgaaaataaagaggtgtgaaacaaaaaggtgaaaactctaatttgagaaaatcatgagattcgaTAAAATTGCTGAtcttcttcctggaagaactaaTTGGCGTATAAacgccaaggtcttacattcttggagtatcagcgagttctttacaaaaaagtactgcttcttgtggatgtagAGGTTAGCGTTGTTAATTGAACATCATTCTTACTTAAAttacttaaatttcaaattttaacagttcttatatatatatatatatatatatatatgaattcttACACAATTGTTATTAAACTGTGAAGGGTAACACAATTGAAGCTACATTTTTACCAAATACACTCGCtaaacttcaaaaatatatcgACGATGGTGACTGATATGATATTAGAACTTTCAAAGTAATCAATCCAACTCTGaatgagaggaatactcatcatccttatcaaattaaattcacgGACGATACTACTATGACGTTGGTCCAACAATTGAGTCCAAAGAATTACTTTTGATTCaaggatttggatgatatatatcgtgGAAGCACAGTTAATATTGATATGGTACAATCTGTGAGTATAGttaattgtaactttgtgtttgagaatctagaatctttataagatttgttgtaactttgtgtattggcCTCTCCCTTAGAAAAGTATGAATTAAACTTTTACAAAATGTAGATTTGCAACACTTTGGAAAACTAAATTCTATCTTTTCCCCAAATTAGatgtggaagataaaagaagacctGAGAGTGCCATTAAACataatgaatttgtttttatgttgttgaATTGCAGGTAAAAGACATTTACTCTACCTTTAGGACAGTTACGTTTTAAAATTGTCtcttttcagattttttattaatttgataaacatgtaggaaTGAAACTGTGAAGTGTCGTGTCAAAGATAACTACGCTTCTGAATTCATGTCTAAATGGCAATCGAACaggtgccatctcatatacaaatccgaacCTGAGTCTTGTGTAATGCGGTTTGTGAAAGtcggagaatatgaaggtatgtaacataaTAGTTCTGATATATTCATCATAAGGTAACCAATATATTCTCTCTGCAAATGTTTATAGGTGCACCATGTATCGAAAACACATTGACCTCTTCGAAGATCTTTATAAACCACAGCTCGAAGGACCGgtaagatttgattatgtaaaaataactttgtacactttatatatgattatgtatgatgttaaaataattttgtttcatacacttaatatatttataggtctgagtttgctggacgttattacataaaccatgtaATGGAGCATCAAAGTGAGAGCTCGGAGATTCAGCCATAAAGAATGGACTCAGAAATGAAGTTACCGTGGCTTAATgaactttttgtatatgcaaactttagtataattttgaatgtttgtagTACCAAATACAATGGTCTAAACGAAAGTATATTTATGGgttgcttaaaatattattttaatggtctaaacaaaattacatattatattgtcccaaattattatatcaaggtaattaaaattgaccgtaacaattgtatttggctcatttaaaactttgttacggtcaatttgggcttaaaatttataaatgaactttaaaatttcaattaaactttaaaaatggactttaaattttaatttatattttgcatatgtagaGTAATACTatcaataaacattttattaactattcattttattattttaaaaaatgaaaaaaaaatatttaatacgaaacttacaaaaaaataatttatgtctgAACATACgaactaatataaaaattaaaaaaattaaacaaggttttaaaatatataaaaattttaattccacattttaaataattaaattaatttttttttctttaatcaccTAGTTATAATTATATCAAGTGTACTCAATACCACCTACATGGTTGGTTAACTATTTGTATCACCCTTTTACCGTTTAATAAAATATCCGAggtgttaaaaagaaaaaagaaattattatgaccaagaaaaagaaaagattaattaatttggaaAATAGAAATCTGGACTAAATAGATGATTCAACTTGCAGATCGAACCCTGTTTCTCTGAAGAATCTGACTACCTAGAACCGAAACAGTGTTCTCGCCATGGCGGCATCCTCCTCCGATCTCCCACCGCAACACCAAGTGTTTATCAACTTCCGTGGAGAGGATCTACGCCTCGGATTCGTCAGCCACCTCGTCGAAGCCTTAGAAAACGATAACATAAAAGTCTTCATCGACAACTACGCAGACAAAGGCGAACCTCTAGAAACGCTGTTAACGAAGATACAGGAGTCTCGAATCGCTCTCGCTATCTTCTCCGGCAAGTACACCGAATCAACATGGTGTTTGAGAGAGCTAGCGATGATCAAAGATTGTGTGGAGAAAGGTAAACTAGTTGCTATTCCCGTCTTTTACAAGTTGGAACCGTCAACTGTGAGAGGCGTTAGGGGACAGTTCGGTGATGCATTTAGGGATCTTGAGGAACGTGATGTCACCAAGAAGAAAGAGTGGAAAAAAGCTTTGAAATGGATTCCTGACTTAATTGGCATCACTGTGCACGAGAAAAGGTAACTGATTAACCCCTAAAGCTCGATCCTTTAGTGATtacaatttttagattagttaAGGAACCTTTAATGGGAATCTAGGAAGGTCATGGTGATCTTATTTTCCTCATTCGTGTTGCAGTCCTGAGAGTGAAATACTCAACCAAATCGTCAAGGAGGTTAAGAAAGCGTTGAAGAGAGTTTCGTCGGAGGGAAGCCCAAAGGCCTCTGTGGAGCCATCAGAAGACATTTTCACTCGAACTTCATCAGGAGGCGAAAAGGATAAGACTTTTGGAATCAAAGAACGTCTCAAAGAGTTGGAAGACAAGTTGGATCTTGTTAAATACAAGGGAACTCGTGTCATTGGAGTTGTTGGGATGCCCGGAATTGGTAAAACCACACTTTTGAAAGAGCTCATTGAGACGTGGGAGGGCAAGTTTTCTAGGCATGCGTTAATTCATCAAATCCGTGAAAAGGCAAATAACTTCAGGTTAGAGTGCTTGCCTACATTGCTTTTAGAAAAGTTACTACCGGAGTTGAATAATCCCCAAATAGATTGTATAGAAGAACCATACAAAACTCATAAGGGTCTGCTGCGCGAACGTAAGGTTCTTGTCGTTCTTGATGATGTTAGTGGAAGGGAACAAATAGATGCTCTTCTTGGGAAATATGATCTTCACAGTAAACATGAGTGGATCAAAGATGGCAGCAGGATTGTCATTGCAACAAACGATATGTCCTTATTAAAGGGTCTGGTTCATGACACTTATGTGGTCAGGCAATTAAATCACATAGACGGCTTACAACTTTTTCGCTATCATGCCTTTCATTATGATCAAGCCATTCCTCCAAAGGTGGATTTCATGAAGCTTTCTGATGAGTTTGTGCTTTATGCCAGAGGCCATCCACTAGCTCTGAAGATATTGGGTAGAGaactttatgaaaaaaatataaagcattgggaaacaaaactgaaaatacTCGCTCAAAGTCCCACTACTTATATTGGAGAGGTCGTGCAAGTAAGCTATGATGAATTGAGTTCGGCGCAGAAAGATGCATTTCTCGACATAGCCTGTTTCAGATCGCAGGATGTGGATTATGTAGAAAGTTTACTGTTTTCTTCTGACCCTGGATCTGCTGAAGCAATAAAAGTCCTGAAAAATAAGTTCCTGATTGATACTTGTGACGGCCGTGTGGAGATGCATGATCTGCTGTATACATTTTCTAGGGAACTTGATCTTAAAGCATCCACTCAAGGTGGTAGCAAACAACGGAGGTTGTGGCTTCATCAAGACATAATCAATGTACAGCAAAAAACAATGGTGAGACTAGAAGTTCCTATAGATTTTTATTGACCAAACTTAAtctgtttttctctttgctAATATTGTTCtcgttattgttgttgttaccagGGAGCTGCTGATGTCAGAGGTATTTTCCTAGATTTGTCTGAAATGAAGGGTGAAACAAGCTTAGACCGTGAACACTTCAAAAATATGCACAATCTCCGGTATCTCAAGTTCTACAATTCTCATTGTCCTCACGAATGTAAAACCAACAATAAGATAAACCTCCCTGATGGGCTTAAGCTACCATTGAAAGAGGTCCGATGCCTCCAGTGGCTGAAATTCCCATTGGAGGAACTTCCAAACGATTTCGACCCAATTAATCTCGTTGACCTTAAGCTGCCATACAGTGAGATTGAACGGCTTTGGGATGGTCTTAAGGTGTGTTTCTTGACAAACAGTTTCTTAGCCTTTTTGCGTTATATTAGTGAACCTAGGTAGTTTTTTCTGACTGGTATATAAATGTTTTGCTGTCACAGGATACACCAGTTTTAAAGTGGGTGGATCTCAATCACTCAAGCAAGTTAACCAGCTTGTCAGGATTATCGAAGGCTCAAAATCTTCAAAGATTGAACCTTGAAGGGTGCACAAGTCTCTTATCTCTTCGAGATGTGAATTTGATATCTCTGAAAATTCTCACCCTCAGCAACTGCTCAAACTTCAAGGAATTTCCGTTGATTCCAGAAAATCTAGAGGCTTTATACTTGGACGGAACAGCGATAAGTCAACTTCCTGACAATGTGGTGAACCTCAAAAGACTTGTCTTATTGAATATGAAGGACTGCAGAATGCTGGAAAATATCCCGACCTGTGTTGGTGACCTGAAATGTCTTCAAAAACTTGTACTCTCTGGTTGTTTAAAGCTCCATGAGTTTCCAGGAATGAATAAGAGCACTTTAAAAGTTTTACTCCTGGATGGGACATCCATAAAAACGATGCCACTGTTACCCTCAGTGCAGTATTTATGCTTAAGCATAAATGATCAGATCAGCTACATTCCAGCGGGTATAAATCAACTTTCTCACTTAACACAGCTGGATTTGAAGTATTGTACGAAGCTTACATCTATTCCAGAGTTGCCACCAACTCTCCAGCACTTAGATGCACATGGCTGTAGCTCACTGAAGAATGTTGCAAAACCACTGGTCCGTATCATGTCAACCGTGCAGAACCATTGCGCTTTCAACTTCACCAACTGTGGTAACCTAGAGCAAGCTGCAAAGGAggaaatcacatcatatgctcaAAGGAAATGTCAGTTGCTGTCAGATGCTCGTAGACACTACAATGGGGTCTCTCTCTATATTCTAACTCTATCTCCATGTCGCTCTCTGTATCACTCTGATTCTTATATTTCAGGAAACTCCACAATAATGATTTTCATTTTCAGGGTCGTAGTTCAGAGGCTTTGTTCAGCACTTGCTTTCCTGGATGTGAAGTGCCTTCGTGGTTTGGTCATGAAGCAGTTGGATCTCTGTTGCAACGAAAACTTCTCCCACATTGGCATGTCAAGAGGCTTTCTGGAATAGCTCTCTGTGCTGTAGTCTCGTTTCCTGACAGCCAAGATCAAATCAGCTGCTTCTCGGTGGCATGCACctttaaaataaaagttgaaGGCAAGTCTTGGGTCCCCTTTACATGTCCAGTGGGAATTTGGACTAGAGAGGGAGACAAGAAAGACAAAATTCAGTCAGATCATGTTTTTATAGCCTACATTAGTTCCCCACATACAATAAGGTGTCTCGAAGACGAGAACTCTGATAAATGCGCTTTTAGTGAAGCCTCCCTTGAGTTTACTGTGACAGGTGGTACAAGTGAGATAGGAATATTCAAGGTGTTGAAGTGCGGTTTGAATTTGGtgtatgaaaatgataaaaacaaaaacagttctCATTGGGAAAAGTATGATGTTCCTGTTGAAGCGAGCTTTCAAGAACCAGAACACAGGATAATGGAGGAGGAAAGAAATATACACAAAGGAAGATGTGACGATAAACGGCCAAAGAAGAAGCGAAAAACAAAAAGGGATGATATTATGATAATATCCACTCTCACTCAAACTTGTGTCTCAAGTGTGACTCCAAGAATGGAAGATAAACTCAGTGGTTAAGCAAATGGTTGAAAAATCTCCAAGGTGGGATGATATGTTTCAGGTAAACCACGTTCTTACAAACACTCCAACTAGTCATTAAGCAGATTCGTGTATTGGTAAATTGTGGTTCATGAGAGTTGTCTCTAGGAGGTGTATCATCGAAGAAAGATACAAATATCATTGGTAGAGCAAATCCATCTGGAGCTGTTGGGTTCATTTTGCTCTCTGTGTGAAGTTAAAGCATCCGCTTCAACCAAAATCCCTTCTTTTACCATCAAGCCAAAGGACTTGGCAGAGCGATTTCTGTTTACCAAAGCTTCTCTTTTGCCATCACTTTATTTCCTTATGAGTTCAGTGGTTCACGGGACATCCTGTCGAGTTACAGAGCAGAAAGGTAATATTTTGTATGAGACTTTAAATGATATCTTGAAGTCAAGCTCAACTGTCACCTTTCAGCCCTGAAGCTGTTATACCGGGTAAGGTTGATCCctatgttgttttcttatttctatgTGTAACAAAATAACTCAACGTGTTAATTATAAGGGTTCTAAGGAGTTTATGCTGTTACTAAAGGAACCTGTTCTTGAGTGcaatctgtttttgtttcctagCTCTGAATTCAAAGGAAATGTCCATTGATGTTCTTGGAAAAGCTAATGATGATTAACCCAAAAGACGCACTTGAACATGATGGGGCagaaaaaattacaagaaagaTGCTGCATCTACAATCCCTAGAATTTCTACCAAAGGTTAGCTTACATATTACATTTAGTGTCAAGCTGAAACCTGGTGCGCCTCTGGTAGCAAGAGCCTAGAATTTCTACCAAAGGTTAGCTTACATATGTTCGTACACTTTCTCTATATTCTCGTATATTTCTCTGCTGTCAGTTCTTTCATGTTGAACTTTCCTTTCACGCCTAAACCAGTAACCAGCAAACTTAACCGTCTCAAGCTGTGTTTACAAAaaccattaaaagaaaaaagaaaaaagttttcaaGTATAGGAAGAGAAATTTGCTTAGACTTTGAATGGTTGCAAAatgtaaaatccaaaaaccaaaatctataaTCCAAAAACCACTAAAGAACTTACGAACATTCAGGTCcgttaataaataaattcattgGTGAAATATATCATCCTAAATTTTTCATGTACATTTGTTTTAACTCTAGAAATTTTGGCcattctgcaaaaaaaattaagcataaaaaaatcatttactGAAAATCCGAAAACCTTTATTTTTCCTGAATATTACATGCAAAGAGAATTACAAaccatttatttaaaaacaaaaaacactttaaattactatagattataaatagagaatttttgttttatttttgtttttgtcatctTCACTAACGAAATGATCGCCATTAGTTTTCTTTGACAAGTGTGCCCTTAGCCGCTTTCAAGATGCGTAGCATATCTCTCATGTTCATCCGTTCACCAGCTGCATTCGCAGTGCAAGCCAAACCAACTTCCACAATTTTGTTAAGGCAATCAATTTTTGTATGAAGTTCTGCACCACAAATATCGTCCATGAGTCCTTTAAGTCTAAGGTCAATCACTTCCACAATTGCATTATTTTGAAACCCATGACTTATCCATTTCACCAAACTTTGATCTCCTTGGAAGCTCTCGTCCATTGGGCTTTTCCCACTAAAAAGCTCTAACAACATCACTCCAAAGCTATACACATCTCCTGCTCGTGATGGCTTTTCTCCAAGTCCATACTCTGCATGCATGTATACGAcagaatatatatctatatatataaagttaactttttctctctttttgtgcAGCCACCTCATCCACTTCTCATTAATATTTATGGATTTTCGATTTTTATTTGGCCCagaaaaacaatcacataacaaTCAAACTGACCCAACACCACATCCACTTCTCTCTaatatttttatggattttcGAATTTTATTAGACCCAGTAAAACAATCATTTACCTATCTAACTGATAAAGTTTAAAGGCCCAAACCATTTCTAAATTCATCTAAACCTACTAACGCATTTACTCGCCGTCATGTTCTTGGTCGTTGGTGTCGGGGNNNNNNNNNNNNNNNNNNNNNNNNNNNNNNNNNNNNNNNNNNNNNNNNNNNNNNNNNNNNNNNNGGTCAATCACTTCCACAATTGCATTATTTTGAAACCCATGACTTATCCATTTCACCAAACTTTGATCTCCTTGGAAGCTCTCGTCCATTGGGCTTTTCCCACTAAAAAGCTCTAACAACATCACTCCAAAGCTATACACATCTCCTGCTCGTGATGGCTTTTCTCCAAGTCCATACTCTGCATGCATGTATACGAcagaatatatatctatatatataaagttaactttttctctctttttgtgcAGCCACCTCATCCACTTCTCATTAATATTTATGGATTTTCGATTTTTATTTGGCCCagaaaaacaatcacataacaaTCAAACTGACCCAACACCACATCCACTTCTCTCTaatatttttatggattttcGAATTTTATTAGACCCAGTAAAACAATCATTTACCTATCTAACTGATAAAGTTTAAAGGCCCAAACCATTTCTAAATTCATCTAAACCTACTAAC
This genomic window from Camelina sativa cultivar DH55 unplaced genomic scaffold, Cs unpScaffold00874, whole genome shotgun sequence contains:
- the LOC104773970 gene encoding disease resistance protein RPS4-like, whose product is MAASSSDLPPQHQVFINFRGEDLRLGFVSHLVEALENDNIKVFIDNYADKGEPLETLLTKIQESRIALAIFSGKYTESTWCLRELAMIKDCVEKGKLVAIPVFYKLEPSTVRGVRGQFGDAFRDLEERDVTKKKEWKKALKWIPDLIGITVHEKSPESEILNQIVKEVKKALKRVSSEGSPKASVEPSEDIFTRTSSGGEKDKTFGIKERLKELEDKLDLVKYKGTRVIGVVGMPGIGKTTLLKELIETWEGKFSRHALIHQIREKANNFRLECLPTLLLEKLLPELNNPQIDCIEEPYKTHKGLLRERKVLVVLDDVSGREQIDALLGKYDLHSKHEWIKDGSRIVIATNDMSLLKGLVHDTYVVRQLNHIDGLQLFRYHAFHYDQAIPPKVDFMKLSDEFVLYARGHPLALKILGRELYEKNIKHWETKLKILAQSPTTYIGEVVQVSYDELSSAQKDAFLDIACFRSQDVDYVESLLFSSDPGSAEAIKVLKNKFLIDTCDGRVEMHDLLYTFSRELDLKASTQGGSKQRRLWLHQDIINVQQKTMGAADVRGIFLDLSEMKGETSLDREHFKNMHNLRYLKFYNSHCPHECKTNNKINLPDGLKLPLKEVRCLQWLKFPLEELPNDFDPINLVDLKLPYSEIERLWDGLKDTPVLKWVDLNHSSKLTSLSGLSKAQNLQRLNLEGCTSLLSLRDVNLISLKILTLSNCSNFKEFPLIPENLEALYLDGTAISQLPDNVVNLKRLVLLNMKDCRMLENIPTCVGDLKCLQKLVLSGCLKLHEFPGMNKSTLKVLLLDGTSIKTMPLLPSVQYLCLSINDQISYIPAGINQLSHLTQLDLKYCTKLTSIPELPPTLQHLDAHGCSSLKNVAKPLVRIMSTVQNHCAFNFTNCGNLEQAAKEEITSYAQRKCQLLSDARRHYNGGRSSEALFSTCFPGCEVPSWFGHEAVGSLLQRKLLPHWHVKRLSGIALCAVVSFPDSQDQISCFSVACTFKIKVEGKSWVPFTCPVGIWTREGDKKDKIQSDHVFIAYISSPHTIRCLEDENSDKCAFSEASLEFTVTGGTSEIGIFKVLKCGLNLVYENDKNKNSSHWEKYDVPVEASFQEPEHRIMEEERNIHKGRCDDKRPKKKRKTKRDDIMIISTLTQTCVSSVTPRMEDKLSG